The Pseudomonas berkeleyensis genome includes a region encoding these proteins:
- a CDS encoding CsiV family protein codes for MRPLHLIALLLCLLAPSAFAERLYQVEVLVFRQAGEPVLAPKVAPDDWAGTALPIAGSERPTTLDSEAAKLNASNGYQVLLHKAWAQTLGSNPNRAAISSGEAHFGHYPVEGTLNFVQERFTDLDIELWINRFSSDGLLEASEHLKVAQRLKDNALTYLDHGSLGVLIRINPL; via the coding sequence ATGCGCCCACTGCACCTGATCGCCCTGCTGCTCTGCCTGCTCGCACCGAGCGCCTTCGCCGAACGCCTCTACCAGGTGGAGGTGCTGGTGTTCCGCCAGGCTGGCGAGCCAGTGCTGGCTCCCAAGGTTGCACCGGACGATTGGGCCGGCACCGCCCTACCGATTGCCGGCAGCGAACGCCCCACGACACTCGACAGCGAGGCCGCCAAGCTCAATGCAAGCAATGGCTACCAGGTGCTGCTGCACAAGGCATGGGCCCAGACCTTGGGCAGCAATCCAAATCGCGCAGCCATCAGCAGCGGCGAGGCGCATTTTGGCCACTACCCGGTCGAGGGCACGTTGAATTTCGTACAGGAGCGATTCACCGATCTGGATATCGAACTGTGGATCAACCGCTTCAGCAGCGACGGTCTACTGGAAGCCAGTGAACACCTGAAGGTCGCCCAGCGCCTGAAGGACAACGCGCTCACCTATCTCGATCACGGCAGCCTGGGCGTGCTGATCCGCATCAACCCGCTCTGA
- the nagZ gene encoding beta-N-acetylhexosaminidase, translated as MQGSLMMDIAGTWLTAEDRQMLRQPQVGGLIIFARNIESPRQVRELCQSIRALRPDLLLAVDQEGGRVQRLRQGFLRLPAIRAIADNDDAETLAEHCGWLMATEVLAVGLDLSFAPVLDLDHQRSAVVGSRAFEGDAQRAASLAGAFIRGMRQAGMAATGKHFPGHGWAEADSHVAIPRDERSLEALRARDMLPFKLLAGELDAVMPAHVIYPQVDEQPAGFSRRWLQEILRGELGFDGVIFSDDLSMAGAHVAGDAGQRIEAALSAGCDMGLVCNDRAAAELALATLQCLNVTAPARLARMRGRGHACTDYRQVPRWQQAVSALRAAQLLA; from the coding sequence ATGCAAGGCTCTTTGATGATGGACATCGCCGGTACCTGGCTGACCGCAGAGGATCGTCAGATGCTGCGCCAGCCGCAAGTGGGTGGCCTGATCATCTTTGCGCGCAATATCGAGTCGCCGCGCCAGGTGCGTGAGCTCTGTCAGTCTATTCGTGCGCTGCGCCCTGATCTGCTTTTGGCAGTGGATCAGGAGGGTGGCCGGGTGCAGCGTCTCCGTCAGGGCTTTCTGCGGCTGCCAGCGATACGTGCGATTGCCGACAACGATGATGCTGAGACGCTGGCCGAGCATTGTGGCTGGCTGATGGCGACCGAAGTGCTGGCGGTCGGGCTGGATCTGAGTTTCGCGCCAGTGCTGGATCTCGATCACCAGCGCAGTGCGGTGGTTGGCAGTCGGGCTTTCGAAGGCGATGCGCAGCGTGCCGCGTCTCTGGCCGGCGCTTTCATTCGTGGCATGCGCCAGGCTGGCATGGCGGCTACCGGTAAGCACTTCCCGGGGCATGGCTGGGCAGAGGCCGACTCGCATGTAGCGATTCCGCGAGACGAACGTAGCCTGGAAGCGCTTCGCGCTCGTGACATGCTGCCGTTCAAGCTGCTGGCTGGCGAGCTGGATGCGGTGATGCCGGCACATGTCATTTATCCGCAGGTGGACGAGCAGCCCGCTGGTTTTTCACGCCGCTGGCTGCAGGAGATTCTGCGTGGTGAGCTGGGCTTCGATGGTGTTATCTTCAGTGATGACCTGTCCATGGCCGGCGCTCATGTGGCAGGTGATGCCGGGCAGCGTATCGAGGCGGCGCTGAGTGCGGGTTGCGATATGGGGCTGGTGTGCAATGACCGTGCAGCCGCCGAACTGGCCCTTGCCACTCTGCAGTGCTTGAATGTGACCGCTCCGGCGCGCTTGGCGCGCATGCGCGGTCGTGGCCATGCCTGCACCGATTATCGCCAGGTACCACGTTGGCAGCAGGCGGTGTCCGCTCTGCGTGCCGCTCAGTTGCTGGCTTGA
- a CDS encoding L,D-transpeptidase, producing the protein MPDLDLLHISIADQALYGFRSGRLLVRLPVSTALNGAGESNGSGCTPRGLHQVRARIGAGLPLAAVLRGRRWTGEVWSPELHQQFPGRDWILTRILWLSGIEPGRNRLGSVDTFRRYIYLHGTPDTEPMGTPLSHGCIRLRNTDMLTLFERVPTHCQVRIDEAACPQWAAEPDFQ; encoded by the coding sequence ATGCCGGATCTCGACTTACTGCATATCTCCATTGCCGACCAGGCGCTCTACGGGTTCCGTTCGGGCCGTCTGCTCGTGCGTCTTCCTGTCTCTACTGCACTCAACGGGGCGGGGGAAAGCAACGGCAGTGGTTGCACGCCTCGTGGTTTGCATCAGGTGCGCGCGCGTATTGGCGCGGGGCTGCCACTGGCGGCGGTATTGCGCGGGCGACGCTGGACGGGTGAGGTCTGGTCGCCCGAGCTGCACCAGCAGTTTCCTGGCCGTGACTGGATCCTGACCCGCATTCTTTGGTTGAGCGGCATTGAGCCGGGGCGTAATCGTCTTGGCTCGGTCGATACGTTTCGTCGCTATATCTACCTGCACGGCACGCCGGACACGGAACCGATGGGCACGCCGTTGTCACATGGCTGCATTCGTCTGCGCAATACCGACATGCTGACGTTGTTCGAGCGTGTACCGACGCACTGTCAGGTGCGCATCGATGAGGCAGCATGCCCGCAGTGGGCCGCAGAACCCGATTTTCAGTAA
- a CDS encoding TetR/AcrR family transcriptional regulator, producing the protein MAQSETVERILDAAEQLFAEKGFAETSLRLITSKAGVNLAAVNYHFGSKKALIQAVFSRFLGPFCASLEKELDRRQTKSDVQVSLEELLELLVEQALAVKPRSGNDLSIFMRLLGLAFSQSQGHLRKYLEEVYGKVFRRYMLLVHDAAPRIPPLELFWRVHFMLGAAAFSMSGIKALRAMAETDFGVNTSIEQVMRMMVPFLAAGMRAETGVADPALAAAQLKPRSKTTSAPAKV; encoded by the coding sequence ATGGCTCAGTCGGAAACCGTTGAACGCATTCTCGATGCTGCGGAACAGCTGTTCGCGGAAAAAGGCTTCGCCGAAACTTCGCTGCGCCTGATCACCAGCAAGGCCGGGGTGAACCTGGCTGCCGTCAACTATCACTTCGGTTCGAAGAAGGCGCTGATCCAGGCGGTCTTCTCGCGCTTTCTCGGGCCTTTCTGTGCCAGCCTCGAAAAAGAGCTCGACCGCCGTCAGACCAAGTCCGACGTTCAGGTCTCGCTGGAGGAACTGCTCGAGTTGCTGGTCGAGCAGGCACTGGCGGTAAAACCGCGTAGTGGCAATGATCTCTCCATCTTCATGCGTTTGCTCGGCCTGGCGTTCAGCCAGAGCCAGGGCCACCTGCGTAAATACCTGGAAGAGGTGTACGGCAAGGTATTTCGCCGTTACATGCTGCTGGTGCACGATGCTGCACCGCGCATTCCGCCGTTGGAGCTGTTTTGGCGGGTGCACTTCATGCTTGGCGCCGCGGCGTTCAGTATGTCCGGTATCAAGGCGTTGCGTGCCATGGCCGAAACCGACTTCGGCGTGAACACTTCCATCGAGCAGGTCATGCGCATGATGGTGCCGTTCCTCGCCGCCGGTATGCGTGCCGAGACGGGGGTTGCCGATCCTGCTCTGGCCGCCGCCCAACTCAAGCCGCGTAGCAAGACTACGAGCGCGCCGGCCAAAGTCTGA
- the lexA gene encoding transcriptional repressor LexA, translating into MLKLTPRQAEILAFIKRCLEDNGYPPTRAEIAQELGFKSPNAAEEHLKALARKGAIEMTPGASRGIRIPGFEPGAANEDEGLPVIGRVAAGAPILAQQHVEESCQINPAFFQPKADYLLRVRGMSMKDIGIFDGDLLAVHTTREARNGQIVVARIDDEVTVKRFKREGNKVWLIAENPEFSPIEVDLEHQDLVIEGLSVGVIRR; encoded by the coding sequence ATGTTGAAACTGACGCCACGCCAAGCCGAGATTCTCGCCTTCATCAAGCGCTGCCTGGAAGACAACGGCTACCCGCCGACCCGGGCGGAAATCGCTCAGGAGCTTGGCTTCAAATCCCCCAATGCTGCCGAGGAGCATCTCAAGGCCCTCGCACGCAAAGGCGCCATCGAGATGACACCGGGCGCCTCCCGCGGCATCCGCATTCCAGGCTTCGAGCCAGGCGCAGCCAATGAAGACGAAGGCCTGCCGGTGATTGGCCGCGTCGCTGCCGGCGCACCGATTCTCGCCCAACAGCACGTAGAAGAATCCTGCCAGATCAACCCGGCATTCTTTCAGCCCAAAGCCGACTATCTGCTACGCGTACGCGGCATGAGCATGAAGGACATCGGTATCTTCGATGGCGACCTGCTCGCCGTACACACCACCCGCGAAGCACGCAACGGCCAGATCGTGGTCGCCCGCATCGATGACGAAGTGACGGTCAAGCGCTTCAAGCGCGAAGGCAACAAAGTCTGGCTGATCGCCGAGAACCCGGAATTTTCCCCGATCGAAGTGGATCTCGAACACCAGGATCTGGTGATCGAAGGCCTGAGCGTCGGCGTGATTCGCCGATAA
- the sulA gene encoding SOS-induced cell division inhibitor SulA — MQLQQSFERPQLPLFDAFLASASPDALLPSPEDDQGFSELALRGAAGHCLHLLAPILRELSQNQDARWLTLVAPPASLTQAWLRDAGLNRERILLLHPRQGQSAMELAEEALKLGRSHTVISWLHPVEHSTRLRLAKAARAGNAQSLNISLG; from the coding sequence ATGCAGTTGCAGCAGTCGTTCGAGCGCCCCCAACTTCCCCTGTTCGACGCTTTTCTCGCGAGCGCGTCTCCCGACGCACTGCTTCCTTCCCCAGAAGACGATCAGGGTTTCAGCGAGTTGGCTCTACGCGGCGCTGCTGGCCACTGCCTGCACTTGCTGGCACCAATTCTCCGGGAGCTGAGCCAGAATCAGGACGCGCGCTGGCTGACCCTGGTCGCGCCTCCAGCCAGCCTGACCCAGGCCTGGTTGCGCGACGCCGGCCTCAACCGCGAGCGCATTCTGCTGCTGCATCCACGCCAAGGGCAGAGTGCGATGGAGCTGGCCGAAGAAGCGCTCAAGCTCGGCCGCAGCCACACCGTGATCAGCTGGCTTCACCCCGTCGAGCACAGTACTCGCCTACGCCTTGCCAAAGCGGCTCGGGCGGGCAACGCGCAGAGCCTCAACATCAGCCTGGGCTGA
- a CDS encoding DUF6586 family protein, which yields MAKEIYTRTNQKIFFAGIALDNWRKAEASTAFNVQALVQAEREAALFHLYGGLLGLCHEIAGYYRMNDATPSRVEAFVQQAVLDGAPSPELAELVELAQQPETWMAQLLAAYAALFQPPREERKAKVDPSMPLITAVSVGEEPIELSLDDVEAWRQDLKALVLRYREGLSEC from the coding sequence ATGGCCAAAGAAATCTATACCCGCACCAATCAAAAGATCTTCTTCGCCGGTATCGCCTTGGATAACTGGCGCAAGGCAGAGGCTTCCACGGCATTCAACGTGCAAGCGTTGGTGCAGGCCGAGCGCGAAGCAGCGCTGTTTCACCTGTATGGCGGACTGCTCGGACTGTGTCACGAAATTGCCGGCTACTACCGTATGAACGACGCTACGCCTTCGCGTGTCGAGGCCTTCGTTCAGCAGGCAGTACTCGATGGTGCGCCCAGCCCGGAGCTGGCCGAACTGGTTGAGCTGGCGCAACAGCCCGAAACCTGGATGGCGCAGCTGTTGGCTGCCTATGCTGCGCTGTTTCAGCCGCCGCGCGAGGAGCGCAAGGCCAAGGTAGACCCCTCCATGCCGCTGATCACGGCCGTCAGCGTGGGTGAGGAGCCGATTGAGCTGAGCCTCGACGATGTCGAAGCCTGGCGGCAGGATCTCAAGGCGCTGGTGCTGCGCTACCGTGAAGGGCTCAGCGAGTGCTGA
- the topA gene encoding type I DNA topoisomerase has translation MGKSLVIVESPAKAKTINKYLGSQYVVKSSIGHIRDLPTSGSASATKEPAKRGKAAGEAPALSPKEKAKRQLFTRMGVDPEHGWKAKYEILPGKEKVIEELRRLAKDADTIYLATDLDREGEAIAWHLRESIGGDDSRYKRVVFNEITKKAIQEAFSKPGELDINRVNAQQARRFLDRVVGYMVSPLLWAKIARGLSAGRVQSVAVKLVVAREKEIRAFVPEEYWEVHADLGTAKNAKVRFEVVREGGAAFKPVNEAQAMAALEKLKASSYSVVKREDRPTSSKPSAPFITSTLQQAASNRLGFGVKKTMMMAQRLYEAGYITYMRTDSTNLSNDAVEMVRGFIGSEYGDKYLPGKPNLYSSKEGAQEAHEAIRPSDVNLRPTQLSGMERDAERLYDLIWRQFVACQMPPAEYLSTSVTVAAGDFELRAKGRILKFDGYTRVLPQQSKPGEDDVLPEMKEGEGLKLIQLDPSQHFTKPPARYSEASLVKELEKRGIGRPSTYAAIISTIQDRGYVTVHNRRFYAEKMGDIVTERLDESFANLMDYSFTATMEEHLDDVAQGEREWKNLLDEFYGDFKKKLEAAEAGEGGMRANQPTLTDIPCRECGRPMMIRTASTGVFLGCSGYALPPKERCKATINLVPGDEIAADDEGESESLVLLGKHRCPICSTAMDAYLLDETRKLHICGNNPDCSGYEIEQGQYRIKGYEGPSLECDKCGSQMQLKTGRFGKFFGCTNTSCKNTRKLLKNGEAAPPKMDKVDMPELKCEKVDDTYVLRDGASGLFLAASQFPKNRETRAPLVLEIVPHKHEIDPKYHFLCDAPQKDPDGRPAVIRYSRKTKEQYVQSEVDGKPTGWRAFYDGGKWKVEDKR, from the coding sequence ATGGGCAAATCGCTGGTCATCGTGGAATCCCCGGCCAAGGCCAAGACCATCAACAAGTACCTGGGCAGCCAGTACGTGGTGAAGTCGAGCATCGGCCATATCCGTGACCTGCCTACCAGCGGCTCGGCAAGCGCCACCAAGGAGCCTGCCAAGCGTGGCAAGGCGGCCGGTGAAGCGCCTGCGCTGTCGCCCAAGGAGAAGGCCAAACGCCAGCTGTTCACGCGTATGGGGGTCGACCCCGAGCACGGCTGGAAGGCCAAGTACGAGATCCTGCCCGGCAAGGAAAAGGTGATCGAAGAGCTGCGCCGCCTGGCCAAGGATGCCGACACCATCTATCTCGCAACCGACTTGGATCGCGAGGGGGAAGCCATTGCCTGGCACCTGCGCGAATCCATCGGTGGCGATGACAGCCGCTACAAGCGCGTGGTGTTCAACGAAATCACCAAGAAGGCGATTCAGGAAGCCTTCTCCAAGCCCGGCGAGCTGGATATCAACCGCGTCAACGCCCAGCAGGCGCGGCGTTTCCTCGACCGTGTGGTCGGCTATATGGTCTCGCCGCTGCTGTGGGCGAAGATCGCTCGCGGTCTGTCTGCCGGTCGTGTGCAGTCGGTGGCGGTGAAGTTGGTCGTGGCGCGTGAGAAAGAAATCCGCGCCTTCGTCCCGGAAGAATACTGGGAAGTGCACGCTGATCTCGGTACCGCGAAGAACGCCAAGGTGCGTTTCGAGGTGGTGCGCGAAGGTGGTGCCGCCTTCAAGCCGGTCAACGAAGCACAGGCCATGGCCGCGCTGGAGAAGCTCAAGGCTTCCAGCTACAGCGTGGTCAAGCGCGAAGACCGTCCGACCAGCAGCAAGCCCTCAGCGCCTTTCATTACCTCGACCCTGCAGCAGGCGGCGAGCAACCGCCTGGGCTTCGGCGTGAAGAAGACCATGATGATGGCTCAGCGTCTCTACGAGGCCGGCTACATCACCTATATGCGTACCGACTCGACCAACCTGTCCAACGACGCGGTGGAGATGGTGCGTGGCTTCATCGGCAGCGAGTACGGCGACAAGTACCTGCCGGGCAAGCCCAACCTGTATTCGAGCAAGGAAGGCGCTCAGGAGGCGCACGAAGCGATTCGTCCGTCCGACGTCAACCTGCGCCCGACCCAGCTGTCCGGCATGGAACGCGATGCTGAGCGCCTGTACGACCTGATCTGGCGCCAGTTCGTGGCCTGCCAGATGCCGCCGGCTGAATACCTGTCCACCAGCGTCACCGTTGCTGCTGGCGACTTCGAGTTGCGCGCCAAGGGCCGTATCCTCAAGTTCGACGGTTACACCCGTGTGCTGCCGCAGCAGAGCAAGCCGGGCGAGGACGATGTCCTGCCGGAAATGAAGGAAGGCGAGGGCCTCAAGCTGATCCAGCTCGACCCCAGCCAGCATTTCACCAAGCCGCCGGCGCGTTATTCCGAAGCCAGCCTGGTCAAGGAGCTGGAAAAGCGCGGTATCGGTCGCCCGTCCACCTATGCGGCGATCATTTCCACCATTCAGGATCGTGGCTACGTCACGGTGCACAATCGTCGCTTCTATGCCGAGAAGATGGGTGACATCGTCACCGAGCGTCTCGACGAGAGCTTCGCCAACCTGATGGATTACAGCTTCACTGCCACCATGGAAGAGCATCTCGACGATGTGGCCCAAGGTGAGCGCGAGTGGAAGAACCTGCTCGACGAGTTCTACGGCGACTTCAAGAAGAAGCTCGAAGCAGCCGAAGCCGGCGAGGGTGGCATGCGTGCCAACCAGCCGACCCTGACTGACATCCCCTGCCGCGAGTGCGGTCGGCCGATGATGATCCGTACCGCCTCTACCGGCGTGTTCCTCGGCTGTTCCGGTTATGCGCTGCCGCCGAAGGAGCGCTGCAAGGCCACCATCAACCTGGTGCCGGGCGATGAGATCGCAGCAGACGACGAGGGCGAGTCGGAGTCGCTGGTGTTGCTCGGCAAGCATCGCTGCCCGATCTGCTCCACCGCCATGGACGCTTACCTGCTGGATGAGACCCGCAAGCTGCATATCTGCGGCAATAACCCCGATTGCAGCGGCTACGAGATCGAGCAGGGCCAGTACCGCATCAAGGGCTACGAAGGCCCGAGCCTGGAGTGCGACAAGTGCGGCAGCCAGATGCAGCTCAAGACCGGCCGTTTCGGCAAGTTCTTCGGTTGCACCAATACGAGCTGCAAGAACACCCGCAAGCTGCTCAAGAATGGCGAAGCGGCGCCGCCGAAGATGGACAAGGTGGACATGCCCGAGCTCAAGTGCGAGAAGGTGGACGACACCTACGTGCTGCGTGATGGTGCTTCAGGCCTGTTCCTCGCCGCCAGTCAGTTCCCGAAGAACCGCGAGACGCGCGCTCCGCTGGTGCTGGAGATCGTCCCGCACAAGCATGAGATCGACCCCAAGTATCACTTCCTTTGCGATGCTCCGCAGAAGGATCCGGATGGCCGCCCAGCAGTGATTCGCTACAGCCGCAAGACCAAGGAGCAATACGTGCAATCCGAGGTCGATGGCAAGCCGACCGGATGGCGTGCGTTCTACGATGGTGGGAAGTGGAAGGTCGAGGACAAGCGCTGA
- a CDS encoding DUF1653 domain-containing protein, with amino-acid sequence MQLQPGLYRHYKGPQYRVFGVARHSESEEEVVVYQALYGEFGLWVRPLSMFREEIEVDGKRVPRFALVQAEVSPIGSSEV; translated from the coding sequence ATGCAGTTGCAGCCAGGACTCTATCGTCATTACAAAGGCCCGCAGTACCGCGTATTCGGGGTGGCGCGCCATTCCGAGAGCGAGGAAGAGGTGGTGGTCTACCAGGCGTTGTACGGCGAGTTTGGTCTGTGGGTGCGGCCGCTGAGCATGTTCCGTGAAGAGATCGAGGTGGACGGCAAGCGTGTTCCACGCTTTGCTTTGGTTCAGGCCGAAGTCAGCCCTATCGGCAGTTCGGAAGTCTGA
- the fadA gene encoding acetyl-CoA C-acyltransferase FadA, translating to MSLNPRDAVIVDFGRTPMGRSKGGMHRNTRAETMSAQLISKLLERNAKVNPAEVEDVIWGCVNQTLEQGWNIARMASLMTQIPHTSAGQTVSRLCGSSMSALHTAVQAIQTGNGDVFVVGGVEHMGHVGMMHGVDPNPHLSLYAAKASGMMGLTAEMLGKMHGISREQQDAFGERSHRLAHKATVEGKFKDEIIPMQGYDENGFLKMYDFDETIRPETTLESLAALKPAFNPKGGTVTAGTSSQITDGASCMIVMSAQRAQDLGIQPMAVVRAMAVAGVDPAIMGYGPVPSTQKALKRAGLSMADIDFVELNEAFAAQALPVLKDLKLLDKMEEKVNLHGGAIALGHPFGCSGARISGTLLNVMKQNGGTFGVSTMCVGLGQGITTVFERV from the coding sequence ATGAGCCTGAATCCTAGAGATGCAGTGATCGTCGACTTCGGTCGTACCCCGATGGGTCGTTCCAAGGGCGGCATGCACCGTAACACCCGCGCTGAAACCATGTCGGCGCAGCTGATCAGCAAGCTGCTGGAGCGTAACGCCAAGGTCAATCCGGCCGAAGTGGAAGACGTGATCTGGGGCTGCGTCAACCAGACCCTGGAGCAGGGCTGGAACATCGCGCGCATGGCGTCGCTGATGACCCAGATCCCGCACACCAGCGCCGGCCAGACCGTTAGCCGTCTGTGTGGTTCGTCCATGAGCGCCCTGCACACTGCCGTGCAGGCGATCCAGACCGGCAACGGCGACGTGTTCGTCGTCGGCGGTGTGGAGCACATGGGCCACGTCGGCATGATGCACGGCGTCGACCCGAACCCGCACCTGTCGCTGTACGCCGCCAAGGCGTCCGGCATGATGGGCCTGACCGCCGAGATGCTGGGCAAGATGCACGGTATCAGCCGCGAGCAGCAGGACGCCTTCGGTGAGCGTTCGCACCGCTTGGCACACAAGGCCACCGTCGAAGGCAAGTTCAAGGATGAAATCATCCCGATGCAAGGCTACGACGAGAACGGTTTCCTGAAGATGTACGACTTCGACGAAACCATTCGTCCGGAAACCACCCTGGAGAGCCTGGCTGCGCTGAAGCCTGCGTTCAACCCGAAAGGCGGCACCGTGACTGCGGGTACTTCCTCGCAGATCACCGACGGTGCTTCCTGCATGATCGTCATGAGCGCCCAGCGTGCTCAGGATCTGGGCATCCAGCCGATGGCAGTGGTTCGCGCCATGGCCGTTGCCGGTGTCGATCCGGCGATCATGGGTTACGGCCCGGTGCCGTCCACGCAGAAGGCGCTCAAGCGTGCCGGTCTGAGCATGGCTGACATCGATTTCGTCGAACTCAACGAAGCCTTCGCGGCCCAGGCCCTGCCGGTGCTGAAGGATCTGAAGCTGCTCGACAAGATGGAAGAGAAGGTCAACCTGCACGGCGGCGCGATCGCTCTGGGTCACCCCTTCGGTTGTTCCGGGGCCCGTATCTCCGGTACCCTGCTCAACGTCATGAAGCAGAACGGCGGCACTTTCGGTGTCTCCACCATGTGCGTGGGCCTTGGCCAAGGCATCACCACCGTCTTCGAGCGCGTTTAA
- the fadB gene encoding fatty acid oxidation complex subunit alpha FadB, with protein sequence MIYEGKAITVKALESGIVELKFDLKGESVNKFNRLTLNELRASVDAIKADGSIKGVIVTSGKDVFIVGADITEFVDNFKLPDEELVAGNLEANKIFSDFEDLAVPTVVAINGIALGGGFEMCLAGDYRVMSDSAKIGLPEVKLGIYPGFGGTVRLPRVIGTDNAVEWIASGKENRAEDALKVGAVDAVVSADKLQAAALDLVKRAISGELDYKAKRQPKLEKLKLNAIEQMMCFETAKGFVAGQAGPNYPAPVEAIKTIQKAANLGRDKALEVEAAGFVKLAKTSVAESLIGLFLNDQELKKKAKHHDEIARDVKLAAVLGAGIMGGGIAYQSASKGTPILMKDIREEGIQMGLNEASKLLGKRVEKGRMTPAKMAEALNAIRPTMSYGDFGNVDIVVEAVVENPKVKQIVLAEVEAVVREDAILASNTSTISISLLAQALKRPENFVGMHFFNPVHMMPLVEVIRGEKSSEVAVATTVAYAKKMGKNPIVVNDCPGFLVNRVLFPYFGGFSKLLGFGVDFVRIDKIMEKFGWPMGPAYLSDVVGIDTGHHGRDVMAEGFPDRMAVEGKTAVDVMYEANRLGQKNGKGFYAYETDKRGKPKKVSDPAAYELLKSIVVEEREVTDEDIINFMMIPLCLETVRCLEDGIVDTAAEADMGLIYGIGFPPFRGGALRYIDSIGVAEFVALADKYADLGALYHPTVKLREMAAKGQKFFG encoded by the coding sequence ATGATTTACGAAGGTAAAGCCATCACGGTTAAGGCTCTTGAGAGTGGCATCGTCGAATTGAAGTTCGACCTCAAGGGTGAGTCCGTCAACAAATTCAACCGTCTTACCCTCAATGAGCTGCGCGCCTCCGTCGACGCGATCAAGGCTGACGGTTCGATCAAGGGCGTGATTGTCACCAGTGGCAAGGACGTGTTCATCGTCGGCGCCGATATCACCGAGTTCGTCGACAACTTCAAACTGCCCGACGAAGAACTGGTGGCTGGCAACCTGGAAGCCAACAAGATCTTCAGTGATTTCGAAGACCTCGCCGTGCCGACCGTTGTCGCCATCAACGGCATCGCCCTGGGTGGCGGTTTCGAGATGTGCCTGGCCGGTGACTACCGTGTCATGAGCGATAGCGCCAAGATCGGCCTGCCGGAAGTCAAACTGGGCATCTACCCGGGCTTCGGCGGTACCGTGCGTCTGCCGCGCGTGATCGGTACCGACAACGCCGTCGAGTGGATCGCCTCGGGCAAGGAAAACCGTGCCGAAGACGCCCTGAAAGTGGGCGCCGTCGATGCTGTGGTCAGCGCAGATAAACTGCAGGCCGCTGCTCTGGATCTGGTCAAGCGCGCCATCTCCGGCGAGCTGGACTACAAGGCCAAGCGTCAGCCCAAGCTGGAAAAGCTCAAGCTCAACGCCATCGAGCAAATGATGTGCTTCGAGACCGCCAAAGGTTTCGTCGCTGGCCAGGCCGGTCCGAACTACCCGGCTCCAGTCGAAGCCATCAAGACCATTCAGAAAGCTGCCAACCTCGGTCGTGACAAGGCGCTGGAAGTCGAGGCCGCCGGCTTCGTCAAGCTGGCCAAGACCTCGGTCGCCGAGAGCCTGATCGGTCTGTTCCTGAACGATCAGGAACTGAAGAAGAAGGCCAAGCACCATGACGAAATCGCTCGCGACGTGAAACTGGCTGCCGTCCTCGGCGCTGGCATCATGGGCGGCGGTATCGCCTATCAGTCGGCTTCCAAAGGTACGCCGATCCTGATGAAGGATATCCGTGAAGAGGGTATCCAGATGGGCCTGAACGAGGCGTCCAAGCTGCTTGGCAAGCGCGTCGAGAAAGGCCGCATGACTCCGGCGAAGATGGCCGAAGCCCTCAACGCCATTCGCCCGACCATGTCCTACGGTGATTTCGGCAACGTCGATATCGTCGTCGAAGCTGTGGTCGAGAACCCCAAGGTCAAGCAGATCGTGCTGGCCGAGGTGGAAGCTGTCGTGCGTGAAGACGCCATCCTGGCCTCCAATACCTCGACCATCTCCATCAGCCTGCTGGCCCAGGCGCTCAAGCGTCCGGAAAACTTCGTCGGCATGCACTTCTTCAACCCGGTGCACATGATGCCGCTGGTGGAAGTCATCCGTGGCGAGAAGTCCAGCGAAGTGGCCGTAGCCACCACCGTTGCCTACGCCAAGAAGATGGGCAAGAACCCGATCGTGGTCAACGACTGCCCCGGCTTCCTGGTCAACCGCGTACTATTCCCGTATTTCGGCGGCTTCTCCAAGCTGCTGGGCTTCGGCGTCGACTTCGTGCGCATCGACAAGATCATGGAGAAGTTCGGCTGGCCCATGGGCCCGGCTTACCTCTCCGACGTGGTCGGCATCGACACCGGTCACCACGGCCGTGATGTGATGGCCGAAGGCTTCCCGGATCGTATGGCCGTGGAAGGCAAGACCGCCGTCGACGTGATGTACGAAGCCAACCGCCTGGGCCAGAAGAATGGCAAGGGCTTCTACGCCTACGAGACCGACAAGCGCGGCAAGCCGAAGAAGGTCTCCGACCCTGCGGCCTACGAGCTGCTCAAGTCCATCGTGGTCGAAGAGCGTGAAGTCACTGACGAGGACATCATCAACTTCATGATGATCCCGCTGTGCCTGGAAACCGTTCGTTGCCTGGAAGACGGCATCGTCGACACCGCAGCTGAGGCCGATATGGGCCTGATCTACGGCATCGGCTTCCCTCCCTTCCGCGGCGGTGCGCTGCGCTACATCGATTCCATCGGTGTCGCCGAGTTCGTCGCCCTGGCCGACAAGTACGCCGACCTGGGCGCGCTGTACCACCCGACCGTCAAACTTCGCGAAATGGCCGCCAAGGGCCAGAAGTTCTTCGGTTAA